A section of the Pseudomonas tritici genome encodes:
- a CDS encoding efflux RND transporter permease subunit — MNFSKFFISRPIFAAVLSLLILIAGAISLFQLPISEYPEVVPPTVVVRANFPGANPKVIGETVAAPLEQAITGVENMLYMSSQSTADGKLTLTITFALGTDLDNAQVQVQNRVTRTQPKLPEEVTRIGITVDKASPDLTMVVHLTSPDQRYDMLYLSNYALLNVKDELARLGGVGDVQLFGMGDYSLRVWLDPNKTASRNLTATDVVTAIREQNRQVAAGALGAQPAPTATAFQLSVNTQGRLVTEEEFENIVIRSGDNGEITRLKDIARIELGSSQYALRSLLNNQPAVAIPIFQRPGSNAIEISNEVRGKMDELKKSFPQGMDYSIVYDPTIFVRGSIEAVVHTLFEALILVVLVVILFLQTWRASIIPLVAVPVSLIGTFAVMHLFGFSLNALSLFGLVLAIGIVVDDAIVVVENVERNIELGLEPFAATEKAMSEVTGPIVATALVLCAVFIPAAFISGLTGQFYKQFALTIAISTVISAFNSLTLSPALAAVLLRSHDAPKDRFSKVLDKLFGGWLFKPFNRFFDKASHGYVGTVRRVIRGSGIALFLYAGLMVLTWFGFAHTPTGFVPAQDKQYLVAFAQLPDAASLDRTEDVIKRMSDIALKQPGVEAAVAFPGLSINGFTNSPNSGIVFVTLKPFDERKDPSMSAGAIAGALNGKYSDIQEAYMAIFPPPPVQGLGTIGGFRLQIEDRGNLGYDELYKEVQNIITKSRTTPELFGLFTSYTVNVPQVDAAIDREKAKTHGVAISDIFDTLQIYLGSLYANDFNRFGRTYQVNVQAEQQFRLDEDQIGQLKVRNNKGEMIPLATFIKVSDTSGPDRVMHYNGFITAEINGNAAPGYSSGQAEAAIEKLLKDELPNGMTYEWTDLTYQQILSGNTALFVFPLCVLLAFLVLAAQYESWSLPLAVILIVPMTLLSAITGVIISGGDNNIFTQIGLIVLVGLACKNAILIVEFAKDKQAEGLDPLAAVLEACRLRLRPILMTSFAFIMGVVPLVLSSGAGAEMRHAMGVAVFSGMIGVTFFGLLLTPVFYVLIRRYVERQEARKAAKALKLETQQ, encoded by the coding sequence ATGAATTTTTCCAAGTTCTTCATTTCGCGGCCGATCTTCGCAGCAGTGCTCTCGCTGTTGATCCTGATCGCCGGTGCGATCTCGCTGTTCCAATTGCCGATCAGCGAATACCCGGAAGTGGTGCCGCCGACTGTGGTGGTCCGCGCCAACTTCCCGGGCGCCAACCCCAAGGTCATCGGTGAAACCGTCGCCGCTCCGCTGGAGCAGGCGATCACCGGCGTCGAGAACATGCTGTACATGTCCTCGCAGTCGACCGCCGACGGCAAGCTGACCCTGACCATCACCTTCGCCCTGGGCACCGACCTGGACAACGCGCAGGTGCAAGTGCAAAACCGTGTGACGCGGACTCAGCCGAAACTGCCTGAGGAAGTGACGCGCATCGGTATTACCGTGGACAAGGCCTCCCCCGACCTGACCATGGTGGTGCACTTGACCTCCCCGGATCAGCGCTACGACATGCTCTACCTGTCCAACTACGCGTTGCTCAATGTGAAGGATGAGCTGGCGCGTCTGGGCGGTGTGGGTGACGTGCAACTGTTCGGCATGGGCGATTACTCCCTGCGTGTGTGGCTGGACCCGAACAAGACCGCTTCGCGCAACCTGACCGCCACCGATGTGGTGACCGCGATCCGTGAGCAGAACCGTCAAGTGGCTGCCGGTGCCCTGGGTGCGCAACCCGCGCCGACTGCCACCGCCTTCCAGTTGTCGGTGAACACCCAAGGTCGCCTGGTGACGGAGGAAGAGTTCGAAAACATCGTGATTCGCTCAGGCGACAACGGTGAAATCACCCGCCTCAAAGACATCGCACGGATCGAGCTGGGCTCCAGCCAATACGCCCTGCGCTCGTTGCTCAACAACCAACCGGCCGTGGCGATCCCGATCTTCCAGCGCCCTGGCTCCAACGCCATCGAGATTTCCAACGAAGTGCGCGGCAAAATGGACGAGCTGAAAAAGAGCTTCCCGCAAGGGATGGACTACAGCATCGTCTATGACCCGACCATCTTTGTGCGCGGCTCCATCGAAGCGGTGGTGCACACCCTGTTCGAAGCGCTGATCCTGGTTGTCTTGGTAGTGATCCTGTTCCTGCAGACCTGGCGCGCGTCGATCATTCCTTTGGTGGCGGTGCCGGTATCGTTGATCGGTACGTTTGCGGTAATGCACCTGTTTGGCTTCTCGCTCAACGCGTTGTCGCTGTTCGGCCTGGTATTGGCCATCGGTATCGTGGTGGACGACGCCATCGTGGTGGTGGAAAACGTCGAGCGCAACATTGAGCTTGGCCTGGAACCGTTTGCGGCGACTGAAAAAGCCATGAGCGAAGTGACCGGCCCGATTGTTGCCACCGCGTTGGTGCTGTGTGCGGTGTTCATTCCGGCGGCATTCATCAGCGGCTTGACCGGGCAGTTCTATAAACAGTTCGCCTTGACCATTGCGATCTCGACGGTGATCTCGGCCTTCAACTCGCTGACCTTGTCCCCAGCCCTGGCCGCCGTGTTGCTGCGCAGCCATGACGCGCCAAAGGATCGTTTCTCGAAGGTTCTCGACAAGCTGTTCGGCGGCTGGTTGTTCAAACCGTTCAACCGCTTCTTTGACAAAGCCAGCCACGGCTACGTCGGCACCGTACGCCGGGTGATTCGCGGTAGCGGTATCGCGCTGTTCCTGTATGCCGGCTTGATGGTGCTGACCTGGTTCGGTTTTGCCCACACCCCGACCGGTTTCGTACCGGCCCAGGACAAGCAATACTTGGTCGCCTTCGCCCAATTGCCGGACGCCGCGAGCCTGGACCGCACTGAAGACGTGATCAAGCGCATGTCTGACATCGCGCTGAAACAACCGGGTGTGGAGGCCGCCGTGGCCTTCCCGGGCCTGTCGATCAACGGTTTCACCAACAGCCCGAACAGCGGCATCGTGTTCGTGACCTTGAAACCGTTCGACGAACGTAAAGACCCGAGCATGTCCGCCGGTGCGATTGCCGGCGCGTTGAACGGTAAATACAGCGACATCCAGGAAGCCTACATGGCGATCTTCCCACCGCCGCCGGTACAGGGCCTGGGTACGATTGGTGGCTTCCGCCTGCAGATCGAAGACCGTGGCAACCTGGGTTACGACGAGCTGTACAAAGAAGTGCAGAACATCATCACCAAGAGCCGCACCACGCCGGAGCTGTTCGGCCTGTTCACCAGCTACACGGTCAACGTGCCCCAGGTCGATGCGGCTATCGACCGTGAAAAGGCCAAGACCCACGGCGTGGCGATCAGCGACATCTTCGACACCCTGCAGATCTACCTGGGTTCGTTGTATGCCAACGACTTCAACCGCTTCGGTCGCACCTACCAGGTCAACGTGCAGGCTGAACAACAGTTCCGCCTGGATGAAGACCAGATCGGCCAGCTGAAAGTGCGCAACAACAAAGGCGAGATGATCCCGTTGGCGACCTTCATCAAGGTAAGCGACACCTCGGGCCCGGACCGCGTGATGCACTACAACGGCTTTATCACGGCTGAAATCAACGGCAACGCTGCACCGGGCTACAGCTCGGGCCAGGCAGAAGCTGCGATTGAAAAACTGCTGAAAGACGAACTGCCCAACGGCATGACCTATGAGTGGACCGACCTGACGTATCAGCAAATCCTTTCGGGCAACACCGCACTGTTCGTGTTCCCGCTCTGCGTGCTGCTGGCGTTCCTGGTACTCGCCGCTCAATACGAAAGCTGGAGCCTGCCGCTGGCGGTGATCCTGATCGTACCAATGACGCTGCTGTCGGCCATTACCGGGGTGATCATCTCGGGTGGCGACAACAACATCTTCACCCAGATCGGCCTGATCGTATTGGTAGGCCTGGCGTGTAAGAACGCGATTCTGATCGTCGAGTTCGCCAAGGATAAACAGGCAGAAGGCCTCGACCCGCTCGCTGCGGTGCTGGAAGCCTGCCGCCTGCGTCTGCGGCCGATCCTGATGACCTCGTTCGCTTTCATCATGGGTGTGGTGCCACTGGTGTTGTCCAGCGGTGCAGGTGCCGAGATGCGTCACGCAATGGGCGTGGCGGTGTTCTCCGGGATGATCGGTGTGACCTTCTTCGGTCTGTTGCTGACGCCAGTGTTCTACGTACTGATCCGTCGCTATGTGGAGCGCCAGGAAGCGCGCAAAGCGGCCAAGGCCTTGAAGCTGGAGACACAGCAATGA
- the mexE gene encoding multidrug efflux RND transporter periplasmic adaptor subunit MexE, protein MEQSLKHLRFPLAILAVVVMSACGKTPEQAAAMPAAKVSVAKVLEQPVNEWDEFTGRLEAPEIVQIRPRVSGQIDQVAFTEGALVKKGDLLFQIDPRPFQAEVRRLEAQLQQTRAAATRSDNEAQRGERLRQSNAISAELADSRTTAAQEARAAVAGIQAQLDLAKLNLSFTRVTSPISGRVSRAEITAGNLVTADTTALTSVVSTDKVYAYFDADERVFLKYTELARQGRRGATTPVYLGLSNETGNPHLGQMNFVDNQVNPATGTIRGRAVFDNSKGEYTPGLYARLKLVGSGTYSAVLITDEAVGTDLGKKFVLVMEGDKPAYRSVELGPKIEGLRIVRSGLNKDDTIIVKGLQRVRPGSPVAPETIPMASQETLAALAKQRQALEASNLEQVAPDKAAPKLASATPRG, encoded by the coding sequence ATGGAACAGTCACTCAAACATTTGCGCTTCCCCTTGGCGATTTTGGCCGTAGTGGTGATGAGCGCGTGCGGCAAGACCCCGGAACAAGCGGCCGCCATGCCTGCTGCCAAAGTCAGCGTGGCGAAGGTGCTGGAACAACCAGTCAACGAGTGGGATGAATTCACCGGTCGCCTGGAAGCCCCAGAAATCGTGCAGATTCGTCCACGGGTCTCTGGCCAGATTGACCAAGTCGCTTTCACCGAAGGCGCTTTGGTCAAGAAAGGCGACCTGCTGTTCCAGATCGACCCGCGTCCGTTCCAGGCTGAAGTGCGCCGCCTTGAAGCCCAGTTGCAACAAACCCGCGCCGCCGCCACCCGCAGCGATAACGAAGCGCAACGTGGCGAGCGCCTGCGCCAGAGTAATGCGATTTCCGCCGAACTGGCCGACTCGCGCACCACCGCTGCCCAGGAAGCCCGCGCGGCCGTCGCCGGGATCCAGGCGCAGTTGGACCTGGCCAAGCTGAACCTGAGCTTTACCCGTGTGACCTCGCCGATCAGCGGCCGCGTCAGCCGTGCCGAAATCACTGCCGGCAACCTGGTGACCGCTGACACCACCGCGCTGACCAGCGTGGTCTCCACCGACAAGGTCTACGCCTACTTCGACGCCGATGAGCGCGTGTTCCTCAAGTACACCGAGCTGGCTCGCCAAGGCCGCCGTGGTGCAACCACGCCGGTGTACCTGGGCCTGTCCAACGAAACCGGCAACCCGCACTTGGGCCAGATGAACTTCGTCGACAACCAGGTCAACCCGGCCACCGGCACCATCCGTGGTCGCGCTGTGTTCGATAACAGCAAGGGCGAATACACCCCCGGCCTGTATGCACGCCTGAAACTGGTCGGCAGCGGCACCTACTCTGCCGTGTTGATCACTGACGAAGCCGTCGGCACCGACCTGGGCAAGAAATTCGTGCTGGTGATGGAAGGCGACAAGCCGGCCTATCGCTCGGTGGAACTGGGGCCGAAGATCGAAGGTTTGCGCATCGTGCGCAGCGGCCTGAACAAGGACGACACCATTATCGTCAAGGGCCTGCAGCGCGTGCGCCCAGGGTCGCCGGTGGCCCCGGAAACCATTCCGATGGCCAGCCAGGAAACCCTCGCCGCCTTGGCCAAACAACGACAAGCGCTTGAAGCCAGCAACCTGGAACAAGTGGCGCCGGATAAAGCCGCGCCCAAACTTGCCAGCGCGACTCCACGCGGTTAA
- a CDS encoding sterol desaturase family protein: MAASNKWLMSSVAYYLDFFTVPLFVILALCLAPFDLGLALVGLLVWTLVEYSAHRFLFHSLYRREHWTHHVDVLAFIGVSSWKTSSTFAALLLFAWYTELTSAFIGAVVGYLYYISVHYVMHRPQHWAYAFIPGLVANHDLHHRQGIEKNFGVSSPLWDHVFRTYIRAEVARAR; the protein is encoded by the coding sequence ATGGCTGCTTCAAATAAATGGCTGATGTCTTCAGTCGCTTATTACCTCGACTTTTTCACCGTCCCCCTCTTCGTCATCCTCGCCCTCTGCCTCGCTCCCTTTGACCTCGGCCTGGCGCTCGTGGGCCTGTTGGTATGGACGCTGGTGGAGTACTCGGCACACCGCTTCCTATTCCACTCGCTGTACCGCCGCGAGCATTGGACCCACCATGTCGATGTGCTCGCCTTTATCGGTGTGTCCAGCTGGAAAACCAGCTCCACCTTTGCCGCGCTACTGCTGTTCGCCTGGTACACCGAGCTGACGTCGGCCTTTATCGGCGCCGTGGTGGGCTACCTCTATTACATCTCGGTCCACTACGTGATGCACCGCCCGCAGCACTGGGCCTATGCCTTTATTCCAGGGCTCGTGGCCAATCATGATCTGCACCATCGCCAGGGTATCGAGAAGAACTTCGGCGTGTCTTCGCCGCTGTGGGACCATGTGTTTCGTACTTACATTCGGGCTGAGGTCGCCCGGGCACGCTAG
- a CDS encoding TetR family transcriptional regulator produces MKVTKQQAQANRAHIVETASALFRERGYDGVGIADLMSAAGFTQGGFYKHFRSKADLMAESATCGLMQSTALTAEGSASEFLKVYLSREHRDNRATGCTIAALCGDAARKEDDVRATFAAGIEAQLAALRGKSDSADSAEARAKRLATMAHALGAIVMSRACPDDSPLADEILQVCREAIFASLTPDDTRELID; encoded by the coding sequence ATGAAGGTCACTAAACAGCAAGCACAGGCCAACCGGGCGCACATCGTTGAAACCGCCTCCGCGCTTTTTCGCGAGCGCGGTTATGACGGCGTCGGTATTGCCGATCTGATGTCGGCGGCGGGCTTTACCCAGGGAGGCTTTTACAAGCACTTCCGGTCCAAAGCCGATCTGATGGCAGAATCGGCCACTTGCGGCTTGATGCAGTCCACCGCATTGACGGCTGAGGGTTCAGCGTCCGAATTCTTGAAGGTGTATCTCTCTCGTGAGCATCGCGACAACCGCGCCACCGGCTGCACGATTGCGGCGTTGTGCGGGGATGCGGCGCGCAAAGAGGACGACGTGCGGGCCACATTTGCTGCTGGCATCGAGGCTCAATTAGCAGCGTTACGAGGCAAGTCCGACAGTGCGGACTCTGCCGAGGCTCGGGCAAAGCGCCTCGCCACAATGGCGCATGCATTGGGCGCCATCGTCATGTCGCGCGCCTGCCCTGACGACTCGCCGCTGGCTGATGAGATTCTGCAGGTTTGTCGCGAAGCAATCTTCGCGTCGTTGACGCCAGATGACACCCGTGAATTGATTGACTGA
- a CDS encoding SDR family NAD(P)-dependent oxidoreductase, which yields MTTPATVLITGASSGIGATYAERFARRGHDLVLVARDKARLETLAERLRKDTGVAVDVLQADLTRSADLTAVETRLRVDSRIGILINNAGLAQSGSMVQQSTEAIEGLISLNITAVTRLAAAVAPRFAQAGTGSIVNLGSVVGFAPEFGMTIYGATKAYVLFLSQGLNVELSPKGVYVQAVLPAATRTEIWERAGIDLNTLSDVMDVEELVDAALVGFDRRELVTVPPLHAAGRWDALDQARQGLLSDIRQAHAAERYQAQA from the coding sequence ATGACAACGCCTGCTACTGTGCTGATCACTGGCGCCTCCTCCGGGATTGGCGCCACCTACGCCGAACGCTTTGCTCGTCGTGGCCACGACCTGGTGCTTGTTGCACGTGACAAGGCACGCCTTGAGACCCTGGCCGAACGTCTACGTAAAGACACCGGCGTGGCGGTCGACGTGCTGCAAGCCGACCTGACCCGTAGCGCTGATCTCACCGCCGTCGAAACCCGCCTGCGCGTCGACTCCCGTATCGGCATTCTGATCAACAATGCCGGCCTGGCTCAGTCCGGCAGTATGGTCCAGCAAAGCACCGAGGCGATCGAAGGGCTTATCTCACTGAACATCACCGCGGTGACACGCCTTGCAGCAGCAGTCGCGCCACGCTTCGCGCAGGCCGGTACAGGCTCGATCGTCAATCTTGGATCAGTGGTGGGGTTCGCACCCGAGTTCGGCATGACGATTTATGGCGCCACCAAGGCTTACGTGCTGTTCCTGTCCCAAGGCCTGAACGTGGAGTTGTCGCCCAAAGGCGTGTATGTGCAGGCCGTGCTGCCAGCGGCAACCCGCACCGAAATCTGGGAGCGCGCCGGGATCGACCTCAACACGCTTTCCGACGTCATGGATGTTGAAGAGCTGGTAGACGCTGCATTGGTCGGCTTTGACCGTCGCGAGCTCGTCACTGTTCCGCCACTGCACGCGGCGGGTCGTTGGGATGCGCTGGATCAGGCGCGCCAAGGGTTGTTGAGCGACATTCGCCAAGCCCATGCCGCCGAGCGTTATCAAGCGCAAGCCTGA
- a CDS encoding NADP-dependent oxidoreductase, with amino-acid sequence MKALTFKRYGKSPGIEFAQVPRPVLKPNEMLVDVHAAAVNPVDNMITAGVFKPVLKFQLPAVMGSDLAGVVAEVGSNVTRFKVGDAVFANVFDLGTGSIAEYVAVPEAVAAPKPANLDFVQAASIPMVGLTSWQALKERADLQPGQKVFIPAGSGGIGTFAIQLAKYLGAKVATNTSTANVQMVGILGADEVIDYKQQAFENVLHGYDLVLGTIRGDAIEKAVEILKLGGKIISLVGPLDKAFARARRLNIFLEFVFGLMSRKIVRLARKNGVAYSFLFARPEGVQLTEIGKLLESGQIQPVIDKVFAFEQAKEALDYLAQGRAKGKVVIKIK; translated from the coding sequence ATGAAAGCGCTCACCTTCAAACGCTATGGCAAATCTCCAGGCATCGAATTTGCCCAAGTGCCTCGTCCAGTGTTGAAACCCAACGAAATGCTGGTCGACGTGCATGCCGCAGCCGTTAACCCGGTCGACAACATGATCACCGCAGGGGTGTTCAAGCCGGTCTTGAAGTTCCAATTGCCGGCCGTCATGGGCAGCGACCTGGCCGGCGTGGTGGCCGAGGTGGGGAGCAATGTGACCCGCTTCAAGGTGGGCGATGCCGTGTTTGCCAATGTGTTCGACCTGGGCACCGGCTCAATCGCTGAATATGTGGCGGTGCCCGAGGCTGTCGCTGCGCCAAAGCCTGCCAACCTGGACTTTGTGCAAGCCGCTTCGATTCCGATGGTCGGGCTCACCTCGTGGCAAGCCCTGAAAGAGCGCGCCGATCTGCAACCCGGCCAGAAAGTCTTCATTCCTGCGGGTTCCGGCGGCATTGGGACGTTTGCGATCCAGCTGGCCAAGTACCTCGGTGCCAAGGTGGCAACCAACACCAGTACCGCCAATGTCCAGATGGTCGGCATCCTGGGCGCCGATGAGGTGATCGATTACAAGCAGCAAGCGTTCGAGAACGTGCTGCACGGCTATGACCTGGTGCTCGGTACGATCAGAGGAGATGCCATCGAGAAGGCCGTCGAGATCCTCAAGCTTGGCGGCAAGATCATTTCCCTCGTCGGGCCGTTGGATAAAGCGTTTGCTCGCGCTCGTCGGTTGAATATCTTTCTGGAGTTTGTCTTCGGATTAATGAGTCGCAAGATCGTGCGGCTGGCGAGAAAAAACGGCGTGGCGTATTCCTTTCTGTTTGCGCGTCCTGAAGGCGTCCAACTGACTGAAATTGGCAAACTGCTTGAGTCGGGCCAAATCCAGCCGGTGATCGACAAGGTGTTTGCGTTCGAGCAGGCCAAGGAAGCGCTCGACTATCTGGCACAAGGCCGTGCCAAAGGCAAAGTGGTGATCAAGATCAAATGA
- a CDS encoding LysR family transcriptional regulator, with protein MDRFDAMQAFARVVETGSFTRAARTLHMSKTTVTQLIQQLEARLRVKLLNRTTRTVKVTADGLAYYERVQLLLAALDDADTALSGAAAAPRGRLRVDVPSPLARLILIPALPAFHEHYPDIQLDLGVSDRNISLIDDSVDCVIRGGEITDISLVARHIADLPLGVYAAPGYLALHGTPAHPRELQEGTHRVVGYRQARTGKALPYTLRRTEETVVVHGRHALTVDDGNAYLAAGQAGLGVLWLPHYMAMQPVANGELVRLFEDWTIAPMPLHIAYTPNRHVSRKLRVFMDWVMELMAEHVPQIAPPSPGR; from the coding sequence ATGGACCGTTTCGACGCCATGCAAGCCTTTGCGCGAGTGGTAGAGACAGGCAGCTTCACCCGCGCCGCCCGCACCTTGCACATGAGTAAAACCACCGTCACCCAGTTGATCCAACAATTGGAAGCGCGTTTGCGCGTGAAGCTGCTCAACCGCACCACACGCACGGTAAAAGTCACCGCTGATGGCCTCGCCTACTACGAGCGGGTGCAATTACTGTTGGCCGCCCTGGATGATGCCGACACCGCGCTGTCCGGGGCCGCAGCCGCGCCGCGCGGACGCCTGCGGGTCGACGTGCCCAGCCCACTGGCCCGTTTGATCCTGATCCCGGCCTTGCCGGCGTTTCATGAGCACTACCCGGATATCCAGCTGGACCTGGGCGTAAGCGACCGGAATATCAGCCTGATCGATGACAGCGTTGATTGCGTGATTCGCGGTGGAGAAATCACCGATATTTCGCTAGTGGCACGGCACATCGCGGACTTGCCGCTGGGCGTGTACGCGGCGCCCGGTTACCTGGCACTGCATGGCACGCCCGCTCACCCGCGAGAATTGCAGGAAGGTACGCACCGTGTCGTCGGTTATCGCCAGGCGCGTACCGGCAAGGCGCTGCCCTACACGCTGCGACGCACAGAAGAAACCGTGGTAGTGCACGGCCGGCACGCGCTGACAGTCGACGATGGCAATGCCTACCTGGCCGCCGGCCAGGCCGGGCTGGGCGTGCTATGGCTGCCGCACTACATGGCGATGCAACCCGTGGCGAATGGCGAACTGGTCCGGCTGTTCGAAGACTGGACCATCGCGCCGATGCCGCTGCACATCGCCTACACGCCGAACCGCCATGTAAGCCGCAAGTTAAGGGTGTTCATGGACTGGGTGATGGAGTTGATGGCAGAGCATGTACCGCAGATTGCCCCGCCCTCGCCCGGCAGATGA
- a CDS encoding RidA family protein, with product MNTRDAVFPAARQDLYERNRYSAAVRSNGLLFVSGQVGSREDGSPEPELKAQVHRAFNNLNAVLAAAGCTFDDVQDVTVFMVDPQKIFEDVWEVVPHYWGQAPFPTITAVGVTWLYGFDFEIKVVARLPQA from the coding sequence ATGAACACTCGAGACGCAGTATTTCCCGCCGCACGCCAGGACCTTTACGAGCGCAATCGTTACTCGGCTGCGGTGCGCAGTAATGGCCTGCTGTTTGTTTCAGGACAAGTCGGCAGCCGTGAAGACGGATCGCCCGAACCGGAGCTCAAGGCTCAGGTTCACCGTGCCTTCAACAATCTCAATGCCGTATTGGCTGCTGCCGGTTGCACCTTTGATGATGTGCAGGACGTGACCGTCTTCATGGTCGATCCGCAAAAAATCTTCGAAGACGTATGGGAAGTGGTACCGCATTACTGGGGGCAAGCGCCTTTTCCAACGATCACGGCGGTCGGCGTGACCTGGCTGTATGGTTTTGATTTCGAGATCAAGGTCGTTGCGCGGTTGCCGCAGGCCTGA
- a CDS encoding helix-turn-helix domain-containing protein: MNSKTNETLRNNASRIELLALSIKRERLAAGLSLTELAKRAGVAKSTLSQLESGIGNPSIETLWSLAIAMGLQVTRFFEQPQQVLRIIRANEGMTAYAETAHYAATLLADCPAGVQRDIYRLNVQPGEVRRSQPHPQGTVEHVVLCSGSAHVGPATGPVLLNAGDYISYLANVPHVFEALEADTTAVMVIEHP; this comes from the coding sequence ATGAACAGCAAAACGAACGAAACGTTGAGGAATAACGCCAGCCGAATTGAGTTACTGGCCCTTTCAATCAAACGCGAGCGCCTGGCCGCCGGGCTTTCCTTGACCGAGCTGGCGAAGCGCGCCGGGGTGGCAAAGTCGACGTTGTCTCAGCTGGAGTCAGGCATCGGTAATCCCAGCATCGAAACCTTGTGGTCACTGGCGATTGCAATGGGCTTGCAAGTCACCCGGTTCTTCGAACAACCCCAGCAGGTACTGAGGATAATTCGCGCCAATGAGGGCATGACGGCCTATGCCGAGACTGCCCATTATGCAGCGACACTGCTCGCTGATTGCCCGGCGGGCGTGCAGCGCGATATCTACCGGCTCAACGTGCAACCCGGCGAAGTTCGGCGGTCTCAGCCCCACCCACAGGGCACCGTAGAGCACGTGGTGCTGTGCAGCGGCAGTGCCCATGTCGGCCCGGCGACGGGACCTGTGTTGCTGAATGCTGGCGACTACATCAGCTACCTGGCGAATGTGCCTCACGTGTTCGAAGCACTCGAGGCGGACACCACTGCGGTGATGGTGATAGAACATCCCTGA
- a CDS encoding DMT family transporter encodes MKSKTRGTLEMISAMVISGTVGWFVIMSGQSPEAVVFWRCLFGAMAMLIACLMLGVLRRCRINARQFLLVCLGGVALILNWVLLFSAYKHSTIAIATVVYHVQPFMLVGLGVLFFAERLNLAKVGWLLLAFAGLMLIVSAKGNGQAAGADYLLGVCLALASAFFYAVAAAITKRLKDLPAHLIVLIQMVVGVLALAPFVDFTRVTMIEGAWAYLIIIGVVHTGLMSTLLYSAIQKIPTTLVGALSFIYPIVAILVDWVAFAHPLGGLQVIGAGAILLAAAGMNFGWSLGCAPRQEMT; translated from the coding sequence ATGAAGTCGAAAACCCGTGGGACGCTGGAAATGATTTCGGCCATGGTGATCTCCGGCACGGTGGGCTGGTTCGTCATCATGTCGGGACAGAGTCCTGAGGCGGTGGTGTTCTGGCGGTGCCTGTTTGGCGCAATGGCGATGCTGATCGCGTGCCTGATGCTCGGTGTGCTGCGCCGTTGCCGCATCAACGCTCGGCAGTTCTTGCTGGTATGCCTGGGCGGTGTGGCGCTGATTCTGAACTGGGTGCTGCTATTCAGTGCCTACAAACATTCCACTATCGCCATTGCAACGGTGGTCTACCACGTTCAGCCGTTCATGCTGGTTGGTCTGGGTGTGCTGTTCTTCGCGGAACGCCTCAACCTCGCCAAGGTCGGCTGGCTGCTGCTGGCCTTCGCCGGTCTGATGCTGATCGTGTCCGCCAAAGGCAATGGACAGGCCGCAGGCGCCGACTACCTGCTGGGCGTTTGCCTGGCCTTGGCTTCAGCCTTTTTCTACGCTGTCGCGGCGGCGATCACCAAGCGCCTCAAGGACTTGCCCGCGCACCTGATCGTGCTGATCCAGATGGTGGTAGGCGTGCTGGCCCTGGCACCGTTCGTCGACTTCACCAGAGTCACTATGATCGAGGGTGCCTGGGCTTACCTGATCATTATCGGCGTGGTCCATACCGGTCTGATGTCGACCCTTTTGTACAGCGCCATCCAGAAAATCCCCACGACGCTGGTCGGCGCACTGTCATTCATCTATCCGATCGTGGCCATCCTGGTTGACTGGGTTGCCTTCGCGCATCCGCTTGGAGGCCTGCAGGTGATCGGGGCGGGCGCCATTCTGCTGGCGGCTGCGGGCATGAACTTCGGTTGGTCGCTGGGCTGCGCGCCGCGCCAGGAAATGACGTAG
- a CDS encoding chorismate mutase, which produces MDNSDITRQLSAFRQTIDNIDAALIHMLAERFRCTDEVGLLKARHQLPAVDKKREQHQYERLTALAQEANLDTAFVQKLMQFVIGEVVDRHRQFATRHNPGLCEGAVLKPENTAV; this is translated from the coding sequence ATGGACAATTCCGACATCACGCGTCAACTCTCGGCATTCAGACAAACCATCGACAATATCGACGCCGCGCTCATCCACATGCTTGCTGAACGGTTCCGCTGTACTGATGAGGTCGGCTTGCTTAAAGCCCGACATCAATTGCCAGCGGTGGACAAGAAGAGAGAGCAGCATCAATACGAACGTCTGACAGCCCTCGCCCAGGAGGCCAACCTCGATACGGCCTTCGTCCAGAAGCTGATGCAGTTTGTCATCGGTGAAGTGGTCGACCGCCACAGACAATTTGCGACCAGGCATAACCCAGGACTCTGCGAGGGCGCTGTCCTCAAACCTGAAAACACCGCCGTCTAA